One window from the genome of Actinoplanes teichomyceticus ATCC 31121 encodes:
- a CDS encoding response regulator → MAVLLIAEDDEDIAAVLARVCKRAGLTVLRAPDGRAALEMVVAERPDVLLTDLGMPRMDGWELIRAVRAHPEVGRTPVAILTGQLAPGDPRVAEAEVCAVLLKPCPNDQLLAVIQELIERGPHEHAPGCTVQKVHSQV, encoded by the coding sequence ATGGCAGTGTTGCTGATTGCCGAGGACGACGAGGACATCGCCGCCGTCCTGGCGCGGGTGTGCAAGCGGGCCGGTCTGACCGTGCTGCGCGCGCCGGACGGGCGGGCCGCCCTGGAGATGGTCGTCGCGGAGCGCCCGGACGTGCTGCTGACCGATCTCGGCATGCCGAGGATGGACGGCTGGGAGCTGATCCGCGCGGTCCGGGCCCATCCGGAGGTGGGGCGGACCCCGGTGGCCATCCTGACCGGGCAACTCGCCCCCGGCGATCCGCGGGTGGCCGAGGCGGAGGTCTGTGCGGTCCTGCTCAAGCCCTGCCCGAACGATCAGCTGCTGGCGGTGATCCAGGAGCTGATCGAGCGCGGGCCGCACGAGCACGCGCCGGGATGTACGGTGCAAAAGGTGCATAGCCAAGTTTAG